Proteins encoded in a region of the Veillonella parvula genome:
- a CDS encoding flavodoxin domain-containing protein, which produces MRKHIKNNVSWVGKIDWELQEFHGSDYTINNGSSQNAYLIEEEKTVLIDTVWKPHSSEFIDNLESEIDLNTIDFIVCNHGEVDHSGSLPALMEKIPNTPIYCTENAVKSLVGQYHHSEWNFKTVKTGDSVDIGNGKSLVFVEMRMLHWPDSMATYMTGDNILFSNDAFGQHFAVEELWADKADQCRLWEEAMKYYANILNPFSPLVKAKVEEIQKLNLPIDIIATSHGAIWRENPMQIVEKYYEWSQAYQENQITIVYDTMWDGTKKLAHKIAEEIAKQSPDTRVKIFNISKTNKNDIMTEVFKSKAIAVGSPTVGNSVLSSVAGWLDFLRELKFKNKKAAVFGTYGWSGESTKVLREELTKYGFSVVEPEIKCNWNPEESDFNKAEALVSALLA; this is translated from the coding sequence ATGAGAAAGCACATTAAAAACAACGTATCATGGGTTGGTAAAATCGACTGGGAATTGCAAGAGTTTCACGGTTCTGATTACACCATTAATAATGGGTCTAGCCAAAATGCCTATTTGATTGAAGAGGAGAAGACGGTCCTCATCGATACTGTATGGAAACCTCATTCCTCTGAGTTCATCGATAACTTGGAATCTGAAATTGATTTGAATACGATTGATTTTATCGTATGTAACCACGGCGAAGTAGATCACAGCGGTTCCTTGCCTGCATTGATGGAAAAAATCCCTAATACGCCTATTTATTGTACAGAAAATGCTGTTAAGTCCTTGGTTGGTCAATATCATCACTCTGAATGGAACTTTAAAACCGTTAAAACAGGGGATTCCGTAGATATTGGAAACGGAAAATCCTTGGTGTTCGTAGAAATGCGCATGCTCCACTGGCCTGATTCCATGGCGACTTATATGACAGGGGATAATATCTTGTTCTCTAACGATGCATTTGGTCAACATTTTGCCGTAGAGGAATTATGGGCAGATAAGGCCGATCAATGCCGTCTATGGGAAGAGGCGATGAAGTATTACGCGAATATCTTGAATCCGTTCTCTCCATTGGTAAAAGCTAAAGTTGAAGAAATTCAAAAGCTTAATTTGCCAATCGATATCATCGCTACGAGTCATGGAGCGATTTGGCGTGAAAATCCAATGCAAATCGTAGAAAAATACTATGAATGGTCGCAAGCATATCAAGAGAATCAAATCACAATAGTATACGACACTATGTGGGACGGCACCAAGAAGTTGGCACATAAGATTGCTGAAGAAATTGCGAAACAATCCCCTGATACACGTGTTAAGATTTTCAATATTAGTAAAACCAATAAAAATGACATCATGACAGAAGTCTTTAAGTCTAAAGCTATTGCTGTAGGGTCTCCAACAGTAGGTAATAGCGTATTATCTTCCGTAGCTGGTTGGCTCGATTTCTTGCGTGAGTTGAAATTTAAAAATAAAAAAGCCGCTGTATTCGGTACCTATGGTTGGTCTGGTGAATCTACAAAGGTACTCCGTGAAGAGTTGACTAAATATGGATTCTCTGTAGTAGAACCTGAAATCAAATGCAACTGGAACCCAGAAGAATCCGATTTTAATAAAGCAGAAGCACTTGTAAGCGCCTTATTAGCATAA
- a CDS encoding S-layer homology domain-containing protein, whose protein sequence is MREMKHSKKLAFAVLAAVTAVGANVNPVDAASVVMDNTNVVTGANNAVAYGSGNTVKESDANFRDRDYENEPDDATKRTGDWKSNSVAIGVNNTAAGTSALAMGNSSKALMNESIAIGHSAEAQRTWSTAIGTRAKASEVRSQAIGYEALASGYKSNAIGSSAQATNNHSVAMGSSALASGDHAQAFGAGAQATNVRSNAFGSDASATADYAMAIGDHANATHLNSIALGTGSTTSEATAQSSATIAGHTFGGFAGVGSAANGSVSVGKAGAERQIKNVAAGEISATSTDAVNGSQLYSVANDLQTQINNSTPGQINNNIKNLTSRVGTVERRVNKVGAGSAALAALHPLDFNPDDKWTIAAGYGHYHNANSAALGAFYRPNEDTMFSVGGTVGTGETQLNAGVSIRLGKRSPESRSRVAMGREIAELNARLQDMENKYNNLLQILTPHAIDPSKTAEFPDVPRNHWAYQYISQLAGNGILVGYPDGTFKGDVKMTRYEFATMLYRALQNGAPIDENMKRALNEFGPELQNIRLNHFRVDRISGDDNDRHKTERVRVNNEPKNERDVYGSRIYNNQ, encoded by the coding sequence ATGAGAGAAATGAAACATTCCAAAAAATTAGCATTTGCTGTATTGGCTGCTGTCACTGCTGTTGGTGCGAATGTTAATCCAGTAGACGCTGCTTCTGTTGTAATGGACAACACTAATGTTGTTACAGGTGCTAATAATGCAGTTGCGTATGGTAGTGGTAATACCGTAAAAGAATCTGATGCAAACTTCCGTGATCGTGATTATGAAAATGAGCCAGATGATGCTACAAAGAGAACTGGTGACTGGAAAAGTAATTCTGTCGCTATAGGTGTTAACAATACTGCAGCAGGTACCTCTGCATTAGCAATGGGGAATTCTTCCAAAGCGTTGATGAATGAATCTATTGCTATTGGTCATTCTGCTGAAGCACAACGTACATGGTCTACCGCTATTGGTACTCGTGCAAAGGCTTCCGAAGTTCGCTCACAAGCTATTGGCTATGAAGCACTAGCGTCTGGCTATAAATCTAATGCGATTGGTTCTAGCGCACAAGCAACTAATAATCATTCTGTTGCTATGGGTTCCTCTGCCCTTGCATCTGGTGATCATGCTCAAGCATTTGGCGCTGGTGCACAGGCAACTAATGTGCGTTCTAATGCATTTGGTTCTGATGCGAGTGCTACAGCTGACTACGCTATGGCGATCGGTGATCATGCAAATGCAACACATTTAAACTCTATCGCATTAGGCACAGGTTCTACTACAAGTGAAGCTACAGCTCAAAGTAGTGCAACCATCGCTGGTCATACCTTTGGTGGCTTTGCTGGCGTAGGTTCTGCAGCTAATGGTTCCGTGTCTGTAGGTAAAGCTGGTGCTGAACGTCAAATTAAAAATGTTGCGGCTGGAGAAATCTCCGCTACTTCTACAGATGCTGTAAACGGTAGCCAATTATATTCCGTAGCTAATGATTTACAAACACAAATCAACAATTCCACACCTGGCCAAATTAATAATAATATTAAGAACTTGACTAGTCGTGTTGGTACTGTTGAAAGACGCGTTAATAAAGTAGGTGCAGGTTCTGCTGCATTGGCTGCATTGCATCCATTGGACTTCAACCCAGATGACAAATGGACAATTGCTGCTGGTTATGGTCACTACCATAATGCTAACTCCGCTGCATTGGGCGCATTCTACCGACCTAACGAAGATACAATGTTCTCCGTTGGTGGCACTGTAGGTACTGGCGAAACTCAATTGAACGCAGGTGTATCCATCCGTCTTGGTAAACGTTCCCCTGAATCCCGTTCCCGCGTAGCTATGGGGCGTGAAATTGCTGAATTGAACGCACGTCTTCAAGATATGGAAAACAAATATAATAACTTGTTACAAATCTTGACTCCACATGCAATTGATCCAAGCAAAACTGCTGAATTCCCAGACGTTCCTCGCAACCACTGGGCTTACCAATATATTAGCCAATTGGCTGGTAATGGTATCCTTGTTGGCTACCCTGATGGCACATTCAAAGGCGATGTTAAGATGACTCGTTACGAATTCGCTACCATGTTGTACCGTGCACTTCAAAATGGTGCTCCTATTGACGAAAACATGAAACGTGCATTGAATGAATTCGGTCCTGAATTACAAAATATTCGTCTTAACCACTTCCGTGTTGATCGTATTTCTGGTGATGATAACGATCGTCATAAAACTGAACGTGTTCGCGTTAACAACGAACCTAAAAACGAACGTGACGTATACGGTTCCCGTATATACAATAATCAATAG
- a CDS encoding ESPR-type extended signal peptide-containing protein: MNRIYKVIWSRVKKCYVVVSEFANNRGKISGSGGMSACTVLCALALAGSIALPLNTVHAVIPEGTGSGMSLGNGTETGSDPNNVAIGGYAKSLGAVALAIGAHSNSSAQYSTALGGGSNATAQNATAIGGVAYASAKNAVAVGANAKASGEYAAAIGGDAKADKTHAIAIGSVAHAQEESSLAMGNLAKATNTYAYAIGGNAQAKGRWSIAMGTNAVAEDDASVAIGTWSNATSGQSAAVGYQAKAKALGATALGRLTNVTAVDGTAIGSSTSVTGLNGTAIGNKANVTVKNGVAIGNEANAKNENAVAIGSGSETAAAVGTTSETVNGEIHNFAGINPTSTVSVGKTGVERTITNVAAGRLSATSTDAINGSQLYAVNTEVNKGVVYAGDVKVAGATDNKFTQRLGAQTNVVGGVTDVSKLSDNNIGVVSDGINTLNVKLAKELNNLTSVTTGNTVMNTDGVTITGGPKIVKDGINAGNKQITGVASGGDVITNGANIGDINRIVDAKDKYVTGGTATYQANGDGIANLTGTNGLIANVTGLKNNFVTSGSVSNDGKMLTLERNDTGKVNVDLSNVFTEVGKGDYRLVANPDPNSQGKYKVDSDGNMVLTVANDKGDKKQVTLTDIASKVQQDTNTTNITNINTTIAKGLNFAGDTGTDINKQLGDKLSIKGGASADLTDNNIGVESDGTQLNVKLKKDINLGPDGSLAINGKTYVNKDGLNAGGQKITNVAAGTAGTDAVNVDQLNAAIGGTAKATTVKAKDANVTVTEGVNAAGGKEYTVGLGDKVTLGSDADKQVVVDGTTGTITAGNKVTIHGTTGDIKAGIVKITGAGTVNELTNRIWDIDNPTVVHGQAATEDQLKYVSDGVKNNKNDITNINKTIVKGLNFKGDDTTVINKQLGEQLDIKGGADTNKLSDDNIGVVSANGALNVKLAKELKNLTSVTTGDTVMNTDGLTINGGPKILKNGIDAGNKKITNVAAGTDNTDAVNVGQLKDAIAAGKTILKDGKNTTVEGDGSAANPYKVNVNDDLVLGKKGIDGKDGSIGVNGKDGSAVVINGKDGSIGLNGKDGNNAISIKGGEGKSGIDGKNTTRLVIEEKNGDKHDVATLDDGMKYGGDTGAVIKKKLNEQVNVVGGITDVSKLTTDDNIGVISDGDSNLKVRLAKDLKGLNSVTTGDTVMNTDGLTINGGPKIVKTGIDAGGKKITNVADGTDVTDAVNVSQLSKAVAGATTKLENGKNTTVTSITNNDGSKTYKVNLNDDITLGTDPNKQISIKGSGGTIQAGKVTVNGTDGTVNNLTNKTWDPANITSGQAATEDQLKAVANGAGKYSSVSEGNNISVIKGTNAIGGVDYKVSVIDTPTFKSVTTGNTVMNNNGLTIKNGPSITETGINAGNKKITNVAAGTSDSDAVNVSQLKEIGGNIKNIDSRMNRVGAGAAALAALHPLDFDPDDKWDIAAGYGNYKDAHAASIGAFYRPNEDTLFSVGGSFGGGENMLNAGVSMKIGQGNHVSTSRVAMAKEIKDLRAELENVKGILMKVSEGKQLNSLDLDKMQLFPDIPENHWAYDYVATLAGNGIIVGYPDGKFGGDRMMTRYEMAALIYRAIQNGAVADDQMVRALKEFQPELERIRVDTISKHKDGTPDIQRVRVIKGRG, translated from the coding sequence ATGAACCGGATTTATAAAGTCATTTGGAGTCGGGTGAAAAAATGTTATGTGGTTGTTTCGGAATTTGCTAATAATCGTGGAAAAATCAGCGGAAGTGGTGGAATGAGTGCGTGTACGGTTTTATGTGCACTTGCATTGGCGGGAAGTATAGCACTGCCATTGAACACTGTTCATGCAGTAATTCCTGAAGGAACAGGATCAGGTATGTCATTGGGAAATGGAACTGAGACAGGATCTGATCCTAATAATGTGGCAATAGGCGGTTATGCTAAGTCTTTAGGTGCAGTTGCTTTGGCGATAGGTGCTCATAGCAATTCTTCAGCTCAATATTCGACTGCTCTTGGTGGAGGCTCAAATGCTACGGCTCAAAATGCTACTGCTATTGGTGGCGTAGCATATGCATCAGCTAAAAATGCAGTTGCTGTAGGTGCAAATGCTAAAGCTTCTGGAGAATATGCTGCTGCTATTGGTGGAGACGCAAAAGCGGATAAGACTCATGCTATTGCTATTGGTAGCGTTGCTCATGCTCAAGAAGAATCTTCTTTGGCGATGGGGAATTTAGCGAAAGCTACAAATACCTATGCTTATGCAATTGGTGGTAATGCGCAGGCAAAGGGAAGATGGTCCATTGCTATGGGGACGAATGCGGTGGCTGAAGATGATGCTAGTGTGGCGATTGGAACATGGTCAAATGCTACGAGTGGGCAGTCTGCAGCTGTTGGCTATCAAGCCAAAGCAAAAGCTTTAGGAGCAACGGCACTTGGTAGACTCACGAATGTTACTGCAGTAGATGGCACTGCCATAGGGTCTTCGACTTCTGTTACTGGATTAAATGGTACTGCGATAGGTAATAAGGCTAACGTAACAGTAAAGAATGGTGTAGCTATCGGTAATGAAGCAAATGCAAAGAATGAAAATGCTGTAGCTATCGGTTCTGGATCTGAAACTGCAGCAGCAGTTGGCACTACGTCTGAAACGGTCAATGGAGAAATACATAATTTTGCAGGCATTAATCCTACTTCTACAGTAAGTGTTGGCAAGACCGGAGTAGAGCGTACCATTACTAACGTAGCAGCTGGACGTCTTTCTGCTACATCTACCGATGCTATAAATGGTAGTCAATTATATGCGGTGAATACTGAAGTGAATAAAGGCGTAGTGTATGCAGGAGATGTAAAGGTTGCAGGAGCTACGGATAATAAATTTACTCAAAGACTAGGTGCACAAACTAATGTTGTTGGCGGGGTAACAGATGTATCTAAATTGAGCGATAACAATATTGGTGTAGTATCTGATGGAATAAATACGCTGAATGTTAAATTGGCTAAAGAACTTAACAATCTGACTAGTGTAACAACTGGTAATACGGTTATGAATACTGACGGTGTGACTATTACCGGAGGTCCAAAAATCGTAAAAGATGGTATTAATGCGGGGAACAAACAGATTACAGGCGTTGCTAGCGGTGGAGATGTAATTACAAATGGTGCTAATATCGGAGATATTAACCGTATCGTTGATGCAAAGGATAAATACGTGACCGGCGGTACCGCAACTTATCAAGCTAATGGTGATGGCATTGCAAATCTAACTGGTACAAATGGTTTGATTGCTAATGTGACAGGCCTTAAAAATAACTTTGTTACAAGTGGTAGTGTATCCAATGATGGTAAAATGTTGACATTGGAACGTAACGATACAGGTAAAGTCAATGTCGATTTGAGTAATGTATTTACCGAAGTGGGAAAAGGGGACTATCGTTTGGTAGCAAACCCTGATCCAAATAGCCAAGGTAAATATAAAGTTGACAGTGATGGCAACATGGTATTGACTGTAGCTAATGATAAAGGCGATAAAAAACAAGTTACATTGACAGATATCGCATCCAAAGTACAACAAGATACGAATACAACGAATATCACAAATATCAATACTACTATTGCAAAAGGATTGAACTTCGCTGGTGATACTGGTACAGATATTAATAAGCAATTGGGTGATAAGTTATCTATTAAGGGTGGTGCTTCTGCGGACTTGACAGATAATAATATTGGTGTAGAATCTGATGGCACTCAACTAAATGTTAAACTTAAAAAAGATATTAACTTAGGGCCTGATGGTAGCTTGGCTATTAATGGGAAGACTTATGTCAATAAAGATGGTTTGAATGCGGGTGGTCAAAAAATTACTAATGTAGCAGCAGGTACTGCTGGAACTGATGCTGTCAATGTGGATCAATTAAATGCCGCCATTGGTGGTACAGCCAAAGCAACAACTGTAAAAGCTAAAGATGCTAACGTAACCGTTACAGAAGGAGTTAACGCTGCTGGCGGTAAAGAATATACAGTTGGATTAGGCGATAAGGTTACTCTCGGTTCAGATGCTGATAAACAAGTCGTTGTAGATGGTACTACTGGTACGATTACAGCTGGAAATAAGGTTACAATTCATGGTACAACAGGTGATATTAAGGCGGGAATAGTTAAAATAACTGGCGCCGGTACGGTAAATGAATTGACTAACCGTATATGGGATATCGATAATCCTACAGTTGTACATGGTCAAGCAGCAACAGAAGACCAATTAAAATATGTTAGTGACGGTGTAAAAAATAATAAAAATGATATTACAAATATCAATAAAACCATTGTAAAAGGCTTAAACTTCAAAGGCGACGATACAACTGTTATCAATAAACAATTAGGTGAACAGTTAGATATCAAAGGTGGTGCCGATACTAATAAATTGTCTGATGACAATATTGGTGTAGTATCTGCAAATGGTGCGCTTAATGTTAAATTAGCAAAAGAATTGAAAAATCTGACTAGTGTAACTACCGGCGATACCGTTATGAATACGGATGGCTTGACTATAAATGGTGGTCCTAAGATTCTTAAGAACGGCATCGATGCAGGCAATAAGAAGATTACTAATGTAGCGGCTGGCACTGATAATACGGATGCAGTAAATGTTGGTCAACTGAAAGACGCTATTGCAGCAGGTAAGACTATTCTTAAAGATGGTAAAAATACAACTGTTGAAGGTGATGGCTCAGCTGCTAATCCTTACAAAGTTAATGTAAATGATGATCTAGTCCTTGGTAAGAAAGGTATTGATGGCAAAGACGGTTCCATTGGAGTTAACGGTAAAGATGGTTCAGCTGTTGTTATCAATGGTAAAGATGGATCTATTGGTTTGAATGGCAAGGATGGTAATAACGCTATTTCTATCAAGGGGGGCGAGGGAAAATCTGGTATTGATGGCAAAAATACTACTCGCTTAGTAATCGAAGAAAAGAATGGCGACAAGCATGATGTTGCAACTTTAGATGACGGTATGAAGTATGGCGGTGATACAGGCGCTGTTATCAAGAAGAAACTTAACGAACAAGTGAATGTAGTCGGTGGTATTACCGATGTAAGTAAATTGACTACTGATGACAATATCGGTGTTATATCCGATGGTGATAGCAACTTAAAAGTTCGTCTAGCTAAGGACTTGAAAGGTTTGAACAGCGTAACTACCGGTGATACTGTTATGAATACTGATGGATTGACTATTAATGGTGGTCCCAAGATTGTTAAGACTGGTATCGATGCGGGTGGAAAGAAGATTACTAATGTCGCTGACGGTACTGATGTTACAGATGCAGTAAATGTGAGTCAATTGAGTAAAGCGGTAGCTGGTGCTACAACAAAACTAGAGAATGGTAAAAATACAACAGTAACTTCCATAACTAATAATGATGGATCTAAGACTTATAAAGTAAACCTCAATGATGATATTACTCTTGGAACAGATCCTAATAAGCAAATTTCTATTAAGGGTTCTGGAGGAACAATACAAGCAGGTAAAGTAACTGTTAATGGCACAGATGGTACAGTGAATAATTTGACTAATAAGACCTGGGACCCTGCTAACATAACTAGTGGTCAAGCGGCAACAGAAGACCAATTGAAGGCTGTAGCTAATGGGGCAGGTAAATACTCTTCCGTATCGGAAGGTAACAATATTAGCGTAATTAAAGGGACAAATGCAATTGGTGGTGTAGACTATAAAGTATCTGTAATCGATACACCGACATTTAAATCTGTAACAACTGGTAATACCGTAATGAACAATAATGGCTTGACAATTAAGAATGGTCCTAGCATCACAGAAACTGGTATCAATGCAGGTAATAAGAAAATCACCAATGTTGCAGCAGGTACGTCTGATTCGGATGCCGTTAATGTAAGTCAATTAAAAGAAATCGGTGGAAATATCAAGAATATTGATAGTCGTATGAATAGGGTTGGTGCAGGGGCAGCCGCATTGGCAGCACTTCACCCTCTAGATTTCGATCCTGATGATAAATGGGATATCGCTGCAGGCTATGGTAACTACAAAGATGCTCATGCAGCTTCAATCGGTGCATTCTATCGTCCAAATGAGGATACTCTATTTAGTGTAGGTGGTTCCTTCGGCGGCGGTGAAAATATGTTGAACGCTGGTGTTAGCATGAAAATCGGTCAAGGCAATCATGTGTCTACTTCTAGAGTAGCAATGGCGAAAGAAATCAAAGATCTTCGTGCTGAGCTTGAAAATGTGAAGGGCATACTCATGAAGGTTTCTGAGGGGAAACAGCTCAACTCCTTGGATTTGGATAAGATGCAACTTTTCCCAGATATACCTGAAAACCATTGGGCATACGACTATGTGGCGACATTAGCAGGTAATGGTATTATTGTGGGTTATCCAGACGGTAAATTTGGTGGAGATCGTATGATGACTCGTTATGAAATGGCTGCATTAATTTACAGGGCTATTCAAAACGGTGCTGTCGCCGATGATCAAATGGTTAGAGCACTTAAAGAATTCCAACCAGAACTTGAACGTATCAGAGTAGATACTATTTCTAAACATAAAGATGGTACGCCTGATATTCAACGTGTTCGCGTTATTAAAGGTCGCGGTTAA
- a CDS encoding 3-isopropylmalate dehydratase small subunit produces the protein MDFESKKIWRYGDDVDTDVIIPARYLAIADWNELAEHAMEDIDTTFAPNVKAGEIMVAGRNFGCGSSREHAPGVIKAKGVPVIIAHSFARIFFRNAINIGLPVVEIGEQVDRIDAGDAIGVDLSKGIVYNLTKNEQYQGTELPQFIQDIAAAGGLVNFAKNRK, from the coding sequence ATGGATTTTGAAAGCAAGAAAATCTGGCGCTACGGCGACGATGTAGATACAGACGTAATCATTCCGGCTCGTTACTTGGCGATTGCTGATTGGAACGAATTGGCTGAACATGCGATGGAAGATATTGATACAACATTTGCTCCTAATGTGAAAGCCGGCGAAATCATGGTAGCTGGTAGAAACTTTGGTTGTGGTTCTTCTCGTGAACATGCACCGGGCGTTATTAAAGCCAAAGGCGTGCCTGTTATCATAGCACACTCCTTTGCACGTATCTTCTTCCGTAATGCTATCAACATCGGTTTACCAGTTGTGGAAATCGGTGAACAAGTTGATCGTATCGATGCAGGCGATGCTATAGGCGTAGACTTGTCTAAAGGTATCGTGTACAACTTGACGAAAAACGAACAATACCAAGGGACTGAATTGCCACAATTCATTCAAGACATTGCGGCAGCTGGCGGTCTTGTGAACTTTGCGAAAAACCGCAAATAG
- the leuB gene encoding 3-isopropylmalate dehydrogenase encodes MSEKNIVLIPGDGIGTEIIAAAKAVCDVAFEKAGIKVNWIDKKAGGASIDAYGVPLTEDTIEACKNADAVLLGAVGGPKWDNVDPSIRPEKAILGLRKELGLFCNLRPVKIYPSLQEYSPLKKELVQDVDFVIVRELTGGIYFGEREEAQGEGANEFAWDKETYSRYEVERIMDIAMETARKRNKKVVSVDKANVLASSRLWRKIAQEKAAANPDIATDYFYVDNTAMQLVVNPAQFDVIVTTNLFGDILSDEGAVISGSIGLLPSASMGTGTALYEPIHGSAPDIMGQNLANPLGTILSAAMMCRHSLDLPQVADAIEKAVEQVLVDGYRTGDIYREGLKRVGTTEMAQAVIERL; translated from the coding sequence ATGAGCGAAAAGAATATCGTATTGATCCCCGGTGATGGTATCGGTACTGAGATTATTGCTGCAGCGAAGGCTGTGTGTGATGTGGCTTTTGAGAAAGCCGGTATAAAGGTTAATTGGATTGATAAGAAAGCGGGCGGTGCGTCTATTGATGCATACGGCGTGCCTTTGACTGAGGATACTATCGAGGCTTGTAAAAATGCTGATGCTGTATTGCTTGGTGCTGTTGGCGGTCCTAAATGGGATAATGTAGATCCGTCTATCCGTCCTGAAAAGGCAATCCTAGGTCTTCGCAAGGAGCTTGGTTTGTTCTGTAACTTGCGTCCTGTAAAAATTTATCCATCTTTGCAAGAGTATTCTCCGCTTAAAAAGGAGCTCGTACAAGATGTAGATTTCGTTATCGTTCGTGAGTTAACTGGCGGTATTTATTTCGGTGAACGTGAAGAGGCACAAGGTGAAGGTGCTAATGAGTTCGCTTGGGATAAAGAAACATACAGCCGTTATGAAGTAGAACGCATCATGGATATCGCTATGGAAACAGCTCGTAAACGTAACAAAAAGGTCGTATCCGTAGATAAAGCAAACGTATTGGCGTCTTCTCGTTTGTGGCGTAAAATCGCGCAAGAGAAAGCGGCTGCTAATCCAGATATTGCAACAGATTACTTCTATGTGGATAACACAGCGATGCAACTTGTTGTAAATCCTGCTCAGTTCGATGTTATCGTTACGACAAACTTGTTCGGCGATATCTTGTCCGACGAAGGCGCGGTTATCTCTGGTTCTATCGGGCTTTTACCATCTGCATCCATGGGTACAGGCACAGCATTGTATGAGCCAATCCACGGTTCCGCACCAGACATCATGGGCCAAAATTTGGCGAATCCATTGGGCACAATCTTGTCTGCCGCTATGATGTGCCGTCACTCCCTTGATTTACCTCAAGTGGCTGACGCTATTGAAAAAGCTGTAGAACAAGTGCTCGTTGATGGTTACCGTACAGGAGATATCTACCGCGAAGGCTTAAAACGAGTTGGTACCACAGAAATGGCACAAGCCGTAATCGAACGTTTATAA
- the leuC gene encoding 3-isopropylmalate dehydratase large subunit, whose product MGMTITEKNMARHAGLDVVKPGQIIECHLDAVLMNDITFPPARKEFLKIGKPVFDRHKIYLVPDHFTPNKDIQSATQAKVMRDFVREHGITNYFEVGRMGIEHVILPEKGLIGPGEMMIGADSHTCTYGAVNAFSTGVGSTDAGVAMAEGKTWFKVPETIKVELIGKPNKWVTGKDVILDLIGQIGVDGARYMALEFAGEGVQHMTMADRLTICNMAIEAGGKCGVFPYDAITEEYIKGRVNRPVEPINADPDAVYAQTITIDLSKLQPVVAFPHLPSNTHYINEIDKDIKIDQVIIGSCTNGRYEDLVAAAEIFKGRKVAPFVRCIVIPGSQDVYDQAMKDGLLDIFIQADCAVSTPTCGPCLGGYMGIMAAGERTVSTTNRNFRGRMGHVDSEVYLASPYVAAASAVLGRIAGPEEV is encoded by the coding sequence ATGGGTATGACCATTACTGAAAAGAATATGGCTCGCCACGCGGGTCTTGATGTTGTAAAACCAGGCCAAATCATCGAATGTCATTTGGACGCTGTATTGATGAACGACATCACATTCCCACCGGCTCGCAAAGAGTTCTTAAAAATCGGCAAACCTGTATTTGATCGTCATAAAATCTACTTGGTGCCTGATCACTTCACGCCAAATAAAGATATTCAATCCGCTACACAAGCTAAGGTCATGCGCGACTTCGTACGCGAACACGGCATTACAAACTACTTTGAAGTAGGTAGAATGGGTATCGAGCACGTTATTTTGCCAGAAAAAGGTCTTATCGGTCCTGGCGAAATGATGATTGGTGCTGACTCCCATACTTGTACATATGGTGCAGTGAATGCATTCTCCACAGGCGTAGGCTCCACTGATGCGGGCGTTGCTATGGCGGAAGGTAAAACTTGGTTCAAAGTGCCTGAAACTATTAAGGTTGAGCTTATCGGCAAACCTAATAAATGGGTAACGGGGAAAGATGTAATTCTTGACTTAATCGGTCAAATCGGTGTAGACGGCGCTCGTTACATGGCTCTTGAATTCGCTGGTGAAGGTGTACAACATATGACTATGGCTGACCGTCTTACAATTTGTAACATGGCTATCGAAGCGGGCGGTAAATGTGGCGTATTCCCTTACGATGCAATTACTGAAGAATACATTAAAGGGCGCGTAAATCGTCCTGTAGAACCTATCAATGCCGACCCTGATGCAGTATATGCCCAAACTATTACAATCGATTTGTCCAAATTGCAGCCAGTTGTAGCATTCCCTCATTTGCCATCCAATACGCATTACATCAACGAAATCGACAAAGATATTAAAATCGATCAAGTTATTATCGGTTCTTGTACAAATGGCCGTTACGAAGACTTGGTAGCAGCTGCGGAAATCTTCAAAGGTCGCAAGGTGGCTCCATTCGTTCGTTGTATCGTAATCCCTGGGTCCCAAGATGTATACGACCAAGCTATGAAAGATGGGTTGTTAGACATCTTCATTCAAGCTGATTGCGCTGTGTCCACGCCAACATGTGGTCCTTGTCTAGGCGGTTACATGGGTATCATGGCTGCAGGGGAACGCACCGTCTCCACAACAAACCGTAACTTCCGTGGTCGTATGGGTCACGTTGATTCTGAAGTATATTTGGCAAGCCCTTATGTGGCGGCAGCAAGTGCTGTATTAGGCCGCATTGCAGGCCCTGAGGAGGTTTAA